One window of Theropithecus gelada isolate Dixy chromosome 4, Tgel_1.0, whole genome shotgun sequence genomic DNA carries:
- the LOC112623120 gene encoding histone H2B type 1: MPEPAKSAPAPKKGSKKAVTKAQKKDGKKRKRSRKESYSVYVYKVLKQVHPDTGISSKAMGIMNSFVNDIFERIAGEASRLAHYNKRSTITSREIQTAVRLLLPGELAKHAVSEGTKAVTKYTSSK; encoded by the coding sequence ATGCCAGAACCAGCTAAGTCAGCCCCTGCCCCGAAGAAGGGCTCGAAGAAGGCGGTGACCAAGGCACAGAAGAAGGACGGCAAGAAGCGCAAGCGCAGCCGTAAGGAGAGTTATTCCGTGTACGTGTACAAGGTGCTGAAGCAGGTCCACCCCGACACCGGCATCTCGTCCAAGGCTATGGGTATCATGAACTCCTTCGTCAACGACATTTTTGAGCGTATCGCAGGCGAGGCTTCCCGCCTGGCGCATTACAACAAGCGCTCGACTATCACTTCCAGGGAGATCCAAACGGCCGTGCGCCTGCTGCTCCCCGGGGAGCTGGCCAAACACGCGGTGTCCGAGGGCACCAAGGCTGTCACCAAGTACACCAGCTCCAAGTAA
- the LOC112623630 gene encoding histone H3.1 yields MARTKQTARKSTGGKAPRKQLATKAARKSAPATGGVKKPHRYRPGTVALREIRRYQKSTELLIRKLPFQRLVREIAQDFKTDLRFQSSAVMALQEACEAYLVGLFEDTNLCAIHAKRVTIMPKDIQLARRIRGERA; encoded by the coding sequence ATGGCCCGCACGAAGCAAACGGCTCGTAAGTCCACTGGCGGCAAAGCGCCACGCAAGCAGCTGGCCACTAAGGCGGCTCGCAAGAGCGCGCCGGCCACCGGTGGCGTGAAGAAGCCCCACCGCTACCGGCCTGGCACCGTCGCCCTCCGTGAAATACGCCGCTATCAGAAATCGACTGAGCTACTGATTCGCAAGCTGCCATTCCAGCGTCTGGTACGTGAGATCGCGCAGGACTTCAAGACCGACCTGCGCTTCCAGAGCTCGGCGGTGATGGCGCTGCAGGAGGCCTGCGAGGCTTACTTGGTGGGGCTCTTTGAGGACACCAACCTGTGTGCCATCCACGCCAAGCGAGTGACTATCATGCCCAAGGACATCCAGCTAGCTCGCCGCATTCGCGGAGAGAGGGCATAA
- the LOC112623636 gene encoding histone H2B type 1-F/J/L-like translates to MPDPAKSAPAPKKGSKKAVTKAQKKDGKKRKRSRKESYSVYVYKVLKQVHPDTGISSKAMGIMNSFVNDIFERIASEASRLAHYNKRSTITSREIQTAVRLLLPGELAKHAVSEGTKAVTKYTSSK, encoded by the coding sequence ATGCCTGATCCAGCCAAGTCCGCTCCCGCTCCAAAGAAGGGCTCCAAGAAGGCGGTAACCAAGGCGCAGAAGAAGGATGGAAAGAAGCGCAAGCGCAGCCGCAAGGAGAGCTACTCTGTGTACGTGTACAAGGTGCTGAAGCAGGTCCACCCTGACACCGGCATCTCCTCCAAAGCCATGGGGATCATGAATTCCTTTGTCAACGACATCTTCGAGCGCATCGCGAGTGAGGCTTCCCGCCTGGCGCATTACAACAAGCGTTCCACCATCACCTCCAGGGAGATTCAGACGGCGGTGCGCCTGCTGCTTCCTGGGGAGCTGGCCAAGCACGCCGTGTCCGAGGGCACTAAGGCCGTCACCAAGTACACCAGCTCCAAGTAA